One genomic window of Candidatus Kuenenia stuttgartiensis includes the following:
- a CDS encoding cytochrome c3 family protein: MKSPEAGKCGDCHIDIYHEWKDSPHAGSYTSNAFREQAFDYSFTFCLGCHVPETIFTDASIVPRNIHVEEGVNCNACHLNDCTLAGPTPARAPHPVTGMNMFYKSSELCGKCHAGTYNVWKEIKDAEDKKTCQDCHMPEIVRKLIQDEPWQKIYPKREGKQHLFSFQELIPVDEHMLSLCFTKIVQTEDAIEGALEITNTGIPHSVPTGDYGYREVLVTIELLNKTGHVAGYRETSLFVELKTALHYKEKRMIPFHFTLKDNVCTLRARMIRTSLNRDISIVLAEKIYSH, from the coding sequence ATGAAGTCACCTGAAGCGGGAAAATGCGGCGATTGCCATATTGATATTTACCATGAATGGAAAGATTCTCCCCATGCCGGAAGTTATACCAGCAATGCCTTCAGGGAACAAGCATTTGATTATTCATTCACTTTTTGCCTTGGATGCCACGTACCGGAAACCATTTTTACCGATGCAAGCATCGTCCCTCGGAATATACATGTTGAAGAGGGGGTCAATTGCAATGCCTGCCATTTAAATGACTGCACACTCGCCGGACCAACCCCTGCCCGCGCCCCACATCCGGTTACCGGGATGAATATGTTTTACAAGAGCAGTGAACTTTGCGGAAAATGCCACGCCGGCACGTATAACGTCTGGAAAGAAATAAAAGACGCCGAAGATAAAAAGACCTGCCAGGACTGCCATATGCCGGAAATAGTCCGAAAACTTATTCAGGATGAACCCTGGCAAAAGATATATCCAAAGCGGGAAGGCAAGCAGCATCTTTTTTCTTTTCAGGAGTTAATTCCCGTTGACGAGCATATGTTGTCCCTTTGCTTTACTAAAATAGTTCAAACAGAAGATGCTATTGAAGGCGCACTTGAAATAACCAATACCGGCATCCCGCATAGTGTACCAACGGGTGACTACGGATACCGGGAAGTGCTCGTGACAATAGAGTTGTTAAATAAAACGGGGCATGTTGCAGGCTACAGAGAGACAAGCCTGTTTGTAGAATTGAAAACAGCGCTGCACTATAAGGAGAAGCGAATGATACCATTCCACTTTACGCTGAAAGATAATGTCTGTACCCTCAGGGCAAGAATGATAAGAACGTCATTAAACCGTGACATATCCATCGTTTTGGCGGAAAAAATATATTCGCATTGA
- a CDS encoding Reeler domain-containing protein, whose protein sequence is MKIVKNSLSCLALSVSLCSMFSSAVFASASGPDAYRTGAPDDSGTCNASGCHDTYTNDSGDAEFSISGPYEYTPGKTIKLKVAFSNSSGKKRGFEMTAVDASGNRVGKFKKIGNTTQVIPADDYRGLDKADKDKYIEHTYKGTKKKNWKVKWTAPTDATEPITFYAAGVDADGKGSETDDYVYTTTLEISAK, encoded by the coding sequence GTGAAAATAGTAAAGAATTCTCTTTCTTGTTTGGCGTTGAGTGTATCGTTATGCAGTATGTTTTCAAGTGCAGTATTTGCATCGGCAAGCGGTCCTGATGCTTACCGTACCGGAGCTCCTGATGATTCCGGCACCTGTAATGCAAGTGGTTGCCATGATACATACACCAACGATTCCGGGGATGCTGAATTTTCTATTTCCGGTCCCTATGAGTATACCCCTGGAAAAACTATCAAATTAAAGGTAGCATTTAGCAACTCCAGTGGAAAAAAACGTGGGTTTGAAATGACTGCGGTTGATGCAAGCGGAAACAGAGTGGGAAAATTTAAAAAAATCGGGAATACCACACAGGTTATTCCTGCGGATGATTATCGGGGACTTGATAAAGCTGACAAGGATAAATATATAGAACATACGTATAAGGGAACAAAGAAAAAGAACTGGAAGGTGAAGTGGACGGCTCCTACCGACGCTACGGAGCCAATAACATTTTACGCGGCAGGCGTTGATGCTGATGGTAAAGGCAGTGAGACGGATGATTACGTCTACACCACCACTTTGGAAATAAGCGCAAAATAG
- a CDS encoding carboxypeptidase-like regulatory domain-containing protein — translation MRSDQLGNFYSEKDLTAPFTISVSYRGRTVSMPTGAENGGCNADGCHTTEAEGRVFINTNDLDLAGMVTSNDNGGNSSEISYESSVKSILDAKCISCHKEGGSESSIPLTTYAEVTDPRLVTPGSEDSLLLRKLDKNSSEGTMWPNLNSNSEYNTIKDWIVEYNAREYLSDTIDVAGEPVAGAKVRLSKNGKIKYQTKTDEGGEFILEKVKAGAYSMKVYKKGYDAYNQSYQMNQTDVTPLEITLKKK, via the coding sequence TTGCGATCAGATCAGTTAGGAAATTTTTACTCAGAGAAGGATTTAACAGCACCGTTTACCATATCTGTATCTTATCGTGGCCGTACGGTATCGATGCCGACCGGCGCAGAAAATGGTGGTTGTAATGCGGATGGTTGTCATACTACCGAAGCAGAGGGCAGAGTATTTATAAATACAAATGACCTCGATCTTGCTGGTATGGTAACCAGTAATGATAACGGAGGTAATTCTTCGGAGATAAGTTATGAGAGCAGTGTAAAGTCGATTCTCGACGCCAAATGTATTTCGTGCCACAAAGAGGGTGGCTCTGAAAGTAGCATACCCTTGACGACATATGCTGAAGTAACGGATCCAAGATTGGTTACTCCGGGAAGTGAGGATTCTCTCTTATTGAGAAAACTTGATAAAAATTCCAGCGAGGGTACTATGTGGCCGAACCTCAACAGCAATAGTGAATATAACACAATAAAGGATTGGATTGTTGAATATAATGCCCGGGAGTATTTATCGGATACGATTGATGTAGCCGGAGAACCCGTTGCCGGCGCTAAAGTACGCCTCAGTAAAAATGGTAAGATCAAATATCAAACGAAAACAGACGAAGGCGGTGAATTTATTCTTGAAAAAGTGAAGGCAGGTGCGTATTCCATGAAAGTGTATAAGAAAGGTTACGATGCTTACAATCAATCCTATCAAATGAATCAAACAGATGTAACACCATTGGAAATTACCTTAAAAAAGAAATAG
- a CDS encoding IS1634 family transposase — translation MAYLLIQILYNPINTDLTKYFINDSVVKEYWDYIMHLTYSDSKYKGKTYKSYSIAESYRDGKKVRKRILWPIGKLSDIQAEQIKLICKTVENTDQLQTQLKDVAVLESRAYLDIAVVNELWNQWQLDQAFDYDVTAGALPTNMIAKILTINRCTDPCSHYSIPHWAKKSALEDILKIDLSGLNDDKIYYELDKIHKNKISIENHLFNQTFWKRPESYKFINYDLTTSYFVGYNCDLSAFGKGKIECHGRRQVLLGVLINSEGYPFKWDVFPGNTAEVKTLKQNINACKTRFKLTDKNVTLVFDRGIISEDNANLIEEAKLKYISALDRNQIPSCGVSLKSLNGLSIEDKDASDIPIPQGFLNYDDELYYHDNGVIGNKRFITGFNPTLFIEDRNNRDEKITFFKDYLKEENKNLKNAQRDRQYDATKSRIVDELKRLKIHKYFEDPVLTSITVTHRLKNGQVKSVKSFKIEIKLLTDVIAADRLLDGVCVFITNHTEREDGGAFKAKPQSIVRAYRDKTKIEDVFKNVKSFLKIRPFFVNTEAHVKAVYTICILAYFINRYLSNQRKAIGEKDFLNSKELYAPFKDIDIATLEAKNTGETLKKAVKLPAVTQMLLEKLGMSNVVFGQ, via the coding sequence ATGGCCTATTTATTAATACAAATCCTTTATAACCCTATAAATACTGACTTGACAAAATATTTTATTAATGATAGTGTAGTCAAAGAATATTGGGACTACATTATGCACCTTACTTATAGCGATTCTAAATACAAAGGGAAAACCTATAAATCTTACTCTATTGCCGAATCCTACAGGGATGGCAAAAAGGTCAGAAAAAGAATACTTTGGCCCATCGGGAAACTTTCCGATATTCAAGCCGAGCAAATCAAACTGATATGTAAAACAGTTGAAAACACAGATCAATTGCAGACTCAGCTCAAAGACGTTGCAGTCCTGGAAAGCAGGGCATATCTCGATATAGCCGTTGTTAATGAGTTGTGGAACCAGTGGCAGCTTGATCAGGCTTTTGACTACGATGTCACTGCAGGCGCCCTTCCTACCAATATGATTGCAAAGATACTGACTATTAACAGGTGCACCGATCCGTGTTCTCATTATTCCATTCCTCATTGGGCGAAAAAGAGCGCGCTGGAGGACATTCTTAAAATTGATCTTTCAGGCCTAAATGACGATAAAATCTATTATGAATTAGATAAAATACACAAAAACAAAATATCTATAGAGAACCACCTTTTTAACCAAACCTTCTGGAAACGTCCGGAATCCTATAAATTTATCAACTACGACCTAACTACTTCCTACTTTGTGGGATATAACTGTGATCTATCGGCATTTGGCAAGGGCAAAATAGAGTGTCATGGCAGGCGGCAGGTCTTACTGGGTGTTCTTATCAACTCTGAGGGATATCCTTTCAAATGGGATGTATTCCCCGGGAACACCGCTGAGGTAAAAACCCTCAAACAGAATATCAATGCCTGTAAAACCAGATTCAAATTGACTGATAAAAACGTCACCCTTGTATTTGACAGAGGCATAATCTCTGAGGACAATGCCAATTTGATAGAAGAAGCCAAACTCAAATACATCTCGGCATTGGATAGAAATCAGATACCCTCTTGCGGTGTCAGTTTAAAGTCTCTTAATGGGTTATCCATAGAAGATAAGGACGCCTCCGATATACCTATCCCGCAAGGGTTTTTAAACTATGATGATGAATTATACTACCATGACAATGGCGTCATAGGAAACAAGCGTTTTATTACCGGTTTTAATCCCACTTTATTTATAGAAGACCGCAATAATAGAGACGAGAAAATAACCTTTTTTAAGGATTATCTCAAAGAAGAGAATAAAAACCTTAAAAATGCCCAAAGAGACCGGCAATATGACGCAACAAAGAGCCGCATTGTAGATGAGCTGAAAAGGTTAAAGATTCATAAATATTTCGAAGACCCTGTTCTGACGTCCATCACCGTTACCCATAGACTGAAAAACGGGCAGGTCAAATCCGTCAAAAGTTTCAAAATAGAAATCAAGCTGTTAACTGATGTTATAGCCGCAGATAGATTGTTGGATGGCGTATGTGTTTTTATCACTAACCATACAGAACGGGAAGATGGAGGTGCGTTTAAAGCAAAACCCCAATCTATAGTTAGAGCCTATCGGGACAAGACAAAAATAGAAGATGTCTTTAAAAATGTAAAATCGTTCTTAAAAATCAGGCCCTTCTTTGTCAATACCGAGGCACATGTTAAAGCCGTCTATACTATCTGCATCCTGGCATATTTTATAAACCGTTATCTATCAAACCAACGAAAGGCAATAGGAGAAAAAGATTTTTTAAACTCAAAGGAACTCTATGCGCCGTTCAAAGATATAGATATCGCCACTCTTGAGGCTAAAAATACCGGTGAAACCTTAAAGAAAGCCGTGAAACTTCCCGCCGTCACACAAATGCTATTGGAAAAACTTGGAATGTCCAATGTTGTTTTCGGCCAGTAA